The proteins below come from a single Microtus ochrogaster isolate Prairie Vole_2 chromosome 8, MicOch1.0, whole genome shotgun sequence genomic window:
- the LOC101992489 gene encoding interferon-induced transmembrane protein 3: MNHTSQAFLTSPSGGHPANYERIKEEYEVAEMGGPHGSTSVRTTVINMPREVAVPDHVVWSLFNTLFFNFCCLGFIAYAYSVKSRDRKMVGDVTGAQAYASTAKCLNISALVLSIFTVVITIIVVVSFAVSASRPYT; this comes from the exons ATGAACCACACTTCCCAAGCCTTCCTGACTTCTCCCAGCGGAGGACACCCCGCAAACTACGAAAGAATCAAGGAAGAATATGAGGTGGCTGAGATGGGGGGACCCCATGGCTCCACTTCTGTCAGAACCACCGTGATCAACATGCCCAGGGAGGTCGCTGTGCCGGACCATGTGGTCTGGTCCCTGTTCAATACGCTCTTCTTCAATTTCTGCTGCTTGGGGTTCATTGCCTATGCCTACTCTGTGAAG TCCAGGGACAGGAAGATGGTGGGAGATGTGACTGGAGCCCAGGCCTACGCCTCCACCGCCAAGTGCCTCAACATCAGCGCACTGGTCCTCAGCATCTTCACGGTTGTCATTACCATCATTGTTGTTGTCTCCTTTGCTGTGTCCGCTAGTCGTCCTTACACTTAA